Proteins found in one Amycolatopsis umgeniensis genomic segment:
- a CDS encoding M20/M25/M40 family metallo-hydrolase: MEQKSVRETVVSNWTDEVLPSLSGLVAIPALSPAFDSDWAKSGHLAAAVEHVRSWIAAREIPGATLEVVELEGRSPLLVVDVPATSESAEKGTVLLYGHLDKQPPVGGWSEGLDPWTPVIRDGRLYGRGAVDDGYSGYAATTAIEAVRAAGGEHSRAVVLLETGEESGSPDLPAYVEHLKEKLGTVSLVVCLDAGGTDYKRLWLTTSLRGMLHVNVTVKVLESAQHSGMASGIVASSFRVLRALIDRIENVETGEIKLAELSVDIPENRVDEARGVVEIAPGAAKTLFPVVGRPVSDDDLELLLNNSWRPTLSVIGAEGFPLPAEAGNVLRDSTTLTLSFRLPPTADAKAAMEAVRHALTTDVPYDASVELSGFQAENGWNAPDTAPWLDKALHHVSGEVFGEPHKSYGMGGSIPFMGLLGEKYPEAQFLVTGACGPDSNIHVPDEWLNIDFAQRVTEAVAHILDAHARS; this comes from the coding sequence GTGGAGCAGAAATCCGTACGCGAAACCGTGGTTTCGAACTGGACCGACGAAGTCCTTCCGAGCCTGTCCGGCCTGGTGGCGATCCCCGCCTTGTCGCCGGCGTTCGATTCCGACTGGGCGAAGAGCGGTCATCTGGCCGCCGCCGTCGAGCACGTCCGTTCCTGGATCGCCGCCCGGGAGATCCCCGGCGCGACGCTCGAGGTCGTGGAACTCGAAGGCCGCAGCCCGCTGCTGGTCGTCGACGTCCCGGCGACGTCCGAATCGGCCGAGAAGGGCACCGTGCTGTTGTACGGGCACCTCGACAAGCAGCCCCCGGTCGGCGGCTGGTCCGAGGGCCTCGACCCGTGGACGCCGGTGATCCGTGACGGGCGGCTTTACGGCCGCGGCGCCGTCGACGACGGCTACTCCGGTTACGCGGCGACGACGGCGATCGAAGCCGTGCGCGCCGCCGGTGGCGAGCACTCCCGCGCTGTCGTGCTGCTCGAGACCGGTGAGGAGTCCGGCAGCCCGGACCTGCCCGCGTACGTCGAGCACCTGAAGGAGAAACTCGGCACGGTCTCGCTGGTCGTCTGCCTCGACGCGGGCGGCACCGACTACAAGCGACTGTGGCTGACCACCAGCCTGCGCGGCATGCTGCACGTCAACGTCACCGTGAAGGTGCTCGAATCGGCGCAGCACTCCGGTATGGCCAGCGGCATCGTGGCGAGTTCGTTCCGCGTGCTGCGCGCGCTGATCGACCGGATCGAGAACGTGGAGACCGGCGAGATCAAGCTCGCCGAACTGAGCGTCGACATCCCGGAAAACCGTGTCGACGAGGCGCGCGGCGTCGTCGAGATCGCACCCGGCGCGGCGAAGACGCTCTTCCCGGTGGTCGGTCGCCCGGTATCCGACGACGACCTCGAACTGCTGCTCAACAACTCGTGGCGGCCGACGCTGTCGGTGATCGGCGCGGAGGGCTTCCCGCTCCCGGCCGAGGCGGGCAACGTGCTGCGTGACAGCACCACCCTCACGCTGAGCTTCCGGCTCCCGCCGACCGCCGACGCGAAGGCCGCGATGGAGGCCGTCCGCCACGCGCTCACCACCGACGTGCCCTACGACGCTTCGGTCGAGCTCAGCGGGTTCCAGGCAGAGAACGGCTGGAACGCGCCGGACACCGCGCCGTGGCTCGACAAGGCCCTGCACCACGTGAGCGGCGAGGTCTTCGGCGAGCCGCACAAGAGCTACGGCATGGGCGGGTCGATCCCGTTCATGGGGTTGCTCGGCGAGAAGTACCCGGAGGCGCAGTTCCTGGTCACCGGCGCCTGCGGGCCGGACTCGAACATCCACGTGCCGGACGAGTGGCTGAACATCGACTTCGCGCAGCGGGTCACCGAAGCGGTCGCGCACATCCTGGACGCGCACGCACGCAGCTGA
- a CDS encoding alpha/beta fold hydrolase, protein MFEGFKLEKVDTGEVTFRVRHGGSGPPLVLLHGHPRTHTTWYDVAPRLADAFTVVCPDLPGYGQSSKPESTEDHSAHSKRAMARHIVALMRHLGHERFAVAGHDRGSAVAYRLAFDHPEAVTKLAILDGIPIGEHLSRADAKFAQAWWHWFFFGQLAKPAERVINADPDAWYGGDPEAMGAENHADFLRAIHDPETVHAMLEDYRAGLGPDREADDADKAAGRKLACPLLMLWSSRDDMADLYGDPIAVWREWAEDVRGFAIESGHHVAEDNPADLAAALREFLG, encoded by the coding sequence ATGTTCGAGGGATTCAAGCTCGAAAAGGTCGACACCGGCGAAGTCACCTTCAGGGTGCGCCACGGCGGTTCGGGTCCGCCCCTCGTTCTCCTGCACGGACATCCCCGCACGCACACCACCTGGTACGACGTCGCGCCCCGGCTCGCGGACGCGTTCACCGTCGTCTGCCCGGATCTCCCCGGTTACGGCCAGTCCTCGAAACCCGAGAGCACCGAAGACCACTCCGCCCACTCGAAGCGCGCCATGGCGCGGCACATCGTCGCGCTCATGCGGCATCTCGGCCATGAGCGATTCGCCGTCGCCGGGCATGATCGCGGCAGCGCCGTCGCCTACCGCCTGGCATTCGACCATCCGGAAGCCGTCACGAAGCTGGCCATCCTCGACGGCATCCCGATCGGCGAGCACCTTTCCCGCGCGGACGCGAAGTTCGCGCAGGCCTGGTGGCACTGGTTTTTCTTCGGCCAGCTCGCGAAACCCGCTGAGCGTGTGATCAACGCGGATCCGGACGCGTGGTACGGCGGTGATCCCGAGGCCATGGGCGCGGAGAACCACGCCGATTTCCTGCGCGCGATCCACGATCCCGAGACCGTCCACGCGATGCTCGAGGACTACCGCGCCGGCCTCGGACCCGACCGCGAAGCCGATGACGCGGACAAGGCGGCTGGGCGGAAACTGGCTTGTCCTCTGCTCATGCTGTGGTCCAGCCGCGACGACATGGCCGACCTCTACGGCGACCCGATCGCGGTGTGGCGTGAATGGGCCGAGGACGTCCGCGGTTTCGCGATCGAGTCCGGCCATCACGTTGCCGAGGACAACCCGGCCGATCTCGCGGCGGCGCTACGGGAGTTCCTGGGCTAG
- a CDS encoding FecCD family ABC transporter permease — protein MTALVRRESGLDRRSTVVVAALVLVTSALVVLSVGTGDYEMSPGEVLATLAGSGTKAQYLVVMGRLPRVLVAILVGAALALAGAIFQTVTRNPLGSPDVIGFTTGSATGGIVTLLFFGGGPGVVSLGALAGGLVTALVVMALCAPHGLLSSRLVLLGIAVSAVLGGVNAYLLVKANLEAAAEAVGWLVGDLSGRDWTYFVPLAVVMAVLVPIVFANGRALRMLEMGDDTAIGIGVDVPRVRLILVLVAVALVAAATAATGPLQFIALAAPQLARRMTRLPGPNLVASAFVGATLVVAADYVGQRLLESSLLPAGVVAAALGGVYLLWLLLRRRA, from the coding sequence ATGACCGCGCTCGTCCGTCGCGAGTCCGGTTTGGACAGACGATCGACGGTCGTCGTCGCCGCGCTGGTCTTGGTGACCTCGGCCCTCGTCGTGCTCTCGGTCGGCACCGGCGACTACGAGATGAGCCCCGGCGAAGTGCTCGCGACCCTCGCCGGTTCGGGTACGAAGGCGCAGTACCTGGTCGTCATGGGACGGCTTCCGCGGGTGCTGGTCGCGATCCTCGTCGGCGCCGCGCTGGCACTGGCCGGGGCGATCTTCCAGACGGTGACCCGGAATCCGCTCGGCAGCCCGGACGTCATCGGGTTCACCACCGGTTCGGCGACCGGCGGGATCGTGACCCTGCTGTTCTTCGGCGGCGGACCCGGCGTCGTCTCGCTCGGCGCGCTGGCAGGCGGGCTGGTGACCGCACTCGTCGTGATGGCATTGTGCGCGCCGCACGGTCTGCTGAGTTCGCGGTTGGTGCTGCTCGGGATCGCGGTCAGCGCGGTGCTGGGCGGGGTGAACGCGTATCTGCTGGTGAAGGCGAACCTCGAGGCCGCCGCGGAGGCGGTCGGCTGGCTGGTCGGTGACCTTTCCGGCCGCGACTGGACCTACTTCGTACCGCTGGCGGTCGTGATGGCGGTGCTCGTCCCGATCGTGTTCGCGAACGGGCGTGCGCTGCGCATGCTGGAGATGGGCGACGACACCGCCATCGGCATCGGCGTCGACGTCCCTCGCGTGCGGCTGATCCTGGTGCTGGTCGCCGTCGCGCTGGTGGCGGCGGCCACCGCCGCCACCGGGCCGCTCCAGTTCATCGCCCTCGCCGCACCGCAACTGGCCCGGCGGATGACGCGTTTGCCGGGGCCCAACCTGGTCGCGTCGGCCTTCGTCGGCGCGACCTTGGTCGTCGCGGCGGACTACGTCGGCCAGCGACTGCTGGAGTCCTCGTTGCTGCCCGCGGGTGTGGTCGCGGCGGCTCTCGGCGGCGTCTACCTGCTCTGGCTGTTGCTCCGGCGCCGGGCCTAG
- a CDS encoding iron chelate uptake ABC transporter family permease subunit, which yields MRTLVLVASLAALVAVVLLSIGFGSNRLSLGEVLHALFAYDGSYNDVVVRDDRLPRTVLGLLVGMALGLAGSLMQAITRNPVAEPGLLGINHGAAVAIVLGSTVFSLTSPDQYIWFAFAGALVGTTLVAVIGGTRGATSPLRLVLAGVAIQAVFIGINQAMQMINTHNLQAMRFWLVGSLINRNLDQLSVLLPFFVAGVVIAVVLARALNALALGEDTARGLGANPALVRAAGMVAVGLLSAAATAACGPIAFVGLMIPHVVRSLIGQDERWVMLLSALLGPVLLLGCDILGRVAASPAEIQVGVMTDVVGGIAFVIVARRLKAVRR from the coding sequence GTGAGAACGCTGGTCCTGGTGGCGTCGCTTGCCGCGCTCGTCGCGGTCGTCTTGCTGTCGATCGGCTTCGGTTCGAATCGCCTTTCGCTCGGCGAAGTCCTGCACGCCCTCTTCGCCTACGACGGCAGCTACAACGACGTCGTCGTCCGCGACGACCGCCTGCCCCGCACGGTGCTCGGCCTGCTGGTCGGGATGGCGCTCGGGCTGGCGGGCTCGCTGATGCAGGCGATCACCCGCAACCCGGTCGCGGAACCCGGTCTGCTCGGCATCAACCACGGCGCCGCCGTCGCCATCGTGCTCGGTTCCACGGTCTTCTCGCTGACTTCGCCCGACCAGTACATCTGGTTCGCCTTCGCCGGGGCGCTGGTGGGCACCACGCTGGTCGCGGTGATCGGCGGGACGCGGGGCGCCACGAGCCCGCTGCGGCTGGTGCTGGCCGGTGTCGCGATCCAGGCGGTGTTCATCGGGATCAACCAGGCCATGCAGATGATCAACACGCACAACCTGCAGGCCATGCGGTTCTGGCTGGTCGGCTCGCTGATCAACCGGAACCTGGACCAGCTGTCCGTGCTGCTGCCGTTCTTCGTCGCCGGGGTGGTGATCGCGGTCGTGCTGGCCCGCGCGCTGAACGCCTTGGCACTCGGGGAAGACACCGCACGCGGTCTCGGCGCGAATCCGGCGCTGGTCCGCGCCGCCGGGATGGTGGCCGTCGGGCTGCTGTCGGCGGCGGCGACAGCGGCCTGCGGGCCGATCGCCTTCGTCGGCCTGATGATCCCGCACGTCGTCCGGTCGCTGATAGGCCAGGACGAGCGCTGGGTGATGCTGCTGTCCGCGCTTCTCGGACCGGTGTTGCTGCTCGGCTGCGACATCCTCGGCCGCGTGGCCGCTTCGCCAGCCGAGATCCAGGTGGGCGTGATGACCGACGTCGTCGGCGGGATCGCGTTCGTGATCGTGGCCAGGCGTCTGAAGGCGGTGCGCCGATGA
- a CDS encoding ABC transporter substrate-binding protein, with translation MHLSRRGFLAGTAALGATGLLTACGYQEEAPKPGAGTTWSFTDDRGRKLEGERPTRIVAQVTAAAALWDLGVKSVGIFGPSKFADGKPDPQAGGVDLTTVTSLGNVWNEFNFDKFVSLNPQLLISVMYLKEQMWYVPDTQTEKIDKAAPSVGVRLQDISMPEGIEKFISLAKALGADTETPAIQAAKAEYEKADAALGEAAKKAAGLKILLVSAQKDVVYVANAPKFATSKHYQSKGLNFVTPEAPDESQGGYYQQISWENIGKYPADVIMYDNRGGSLSLGPDGLGGVPTWAQLPAVKAGKLIPWNNETPFSYQRFTPQLTELTAALNKFA, from the coding sequence ATGCACCTCTCCCGACGCGGCTTCCTCGCCGGTACCGCGGCGCTCGGCGCCACCGGCCTCCTGACCGCCTGCGGCTATCAGGAAGAGGCGCCCAAGCCGGGAGCGGGCACGACTTGGTCCTTCACCGACGACCGCGGCCGCAAGCTCGAAGGCGAGCGGCCGACCCGGATCGTCGCGCAGGTGACCGCCGCGGCGGCGCTGTGGGACCTCGGCGTGAAGTCGGTCGGGATCTTCGGCCCGTCGAAGTTCGCCGACGGCAAGCCGGACCCGCAGGCGGGCGGCGTCGACCTGACCACGGTGACCTCGCTGGGGAACGTGTGGAACGAGTTCAACTTCGACAAGTTCGTCTCGCTGAACCCGCAGCTGCTGATCAGCGTGATGTACCTCAAAGAGCAGATGTGGTACGTCCCGGACACGCAGACGGAGAAGATCGACAAGGCCGCGCCGAGTGTCGGCGTCCGGCTGCAGGACATCTCGATGCCCGAGGGAATCGAGAAGTTCATCTCGCTCGCGAAGGCGCTCGGTGCCGACACCGAGACCCCGGCGATCCAGGCCGCGAAGGCCGAGTACGAGAAGGCTGACGCCGCGCTCGGTGAGGCGGCCAAGAAGGCCGCCGGACTGAAGATCCTGCTGGTGTCCGCGCAGAAGGACGTCGTCTACGTCGCGAACGCGCCGAAGTTCGCGACCTCGAAGCACTACCAGAGCAAGGGGCTGAACTTCGTCACGCCGGAGGCGCCGGACGAGAGCCAGGGCGGCTACTACCAGCAGATCAGCTGGGAGAACATCGGCAAGTACCCGGCCGACGTGATCATGTACGACAACCGCGGCGGTTCGCTCTCGCTCGGCCCGGACGGGCTCGGCGGCGTGCCGACCTGGGCCCAGCTGCCCGCGGTGAAGGCCGGGAAGCTGATCCCGTGGAACAACGAGACGCCGTTCTCGTACCAGCGCTTCACGCCGCAGCTGACCGAGCTCACCGCGGCACTGAACAAGTTCGCCTAG